The Cohnella abietis genome has a segment encoding these proteins:
- a CDS encoding complex I subunit 4 family protein encodes MLENLPVLSLIVLIPLIGALIVLLLPSSRTNWLRITAILFTLIPLALVLWLFISYEPSVGGGIYTEQSTWLAIPLNKEGFNHEVVASLKLGFDYHLAVDGISLPLLFLTGIVSTMAVLASVHVRKRWKTYYFLFLLLLTGIYGVFLARDLILFFIFFEVTLIPMFFLIGIWGYFGREKAATRFLIYNGLGSAAMLLSFLILISSLGFSAVEGTNGYSLLFSGNYDVLLSNLSGQSANMDIASQLGILLSDNMKWAAFILLLVAFGIKVPIFPFHTWMLRVHTEAPPAIVMIHSGILLKMGVYGLIRFAVFLFPEQLQSWSSVLAVLGVINILYGAILACVQKEFKLVLAYSSISHMGIVLLGIASLEEVGLQGAIYQSVSHGLISALLFLIVGSLYERTNTTRLDELGGLAKAVPFMSGILLLAGLASLGLPGLSGFIGEFLSFLGLFGSMKILTAIGVLGILFAAIYVLRSILNITYGPMPDKFEGMKDARFIEAFPMITLASLIVLFGVYPSILTDLMQHGFTSVLEQIQTRMGG; translated from the coding sequence ATGCTGGAGAACCTACCGGTATTGTCCCTTATCGTACTTATACCGCTTATCGGCGCACTTATTGTCCTACTTTTACCAAGCTCTCGCACAAACTGGCTCCGTATAACGGCAATCCTATTTACATTGATTCCTCTTGCTCTAGTTTTGTGGCTATTTATCTCGTATGAGCCTTCAGTGGGCGGTGGCATCTATACAGAGCAATCCACATGGCTAGCTATCCCATTGAACAAAGAAGGATTTAATCATGAAGTAGTTGCTTCCCTAAAGCTCGGATTTGATTATCACTTAGCCGTAGATGGAATATCATTGCCACTGCTGTTTCTAACGGGTATTGTGTCCACCATGGCAGTACTGGCCTCTGTACATGTTCGTAAGCGGTGGAAAACGTACTACTTTTTGTTTCTCTTGTTATTGACGGGAATATACGGTGTGTTTCTAGCTCGCGACCTCATTCTGTTTTTTATCTTTTTCGAGGTTACGCTTATTCCGATGTTTTTCTTAATTGGCATTTGGGGGTACTTTGGACGGGAAAAAGCAGCAACTCGTTTTCTTATCTACAACGGGCTCGGATCTGCCGCTATGCTGTTGTCCTTCCTCATCCTCATTTCTTCGCTAGGATTTAGTGCAGTTGAAGGGACTAATGGTTATAGCCTGCTGTTTAGCGGTAATTACGATGTCCTACTCAGTAACCTGTCAGGTCAAAGCGCCAATATGGATATTGCTAGTCAATTAGGGATTTTGCTTTCGGATAATATGAAGTGGGCGGCTTTCATCCTTCTGCTTGTTGCTTTTGGCATTAAGGTTCCTATTTTCCCATTCCATACTTGGATGTTACGGGTGCATACGGAAGCTCCGCCAGCTATCGTTATGATCCATTCCGGTATTTTGTTGAAAATGGGTGTGTATGGTCTCATTAGATTTGCCGTATTTTTATTCCCTGAGCAGCTGCAATCGTGGTCATCTGTGCTCGCAGTACTAGGGGTAATTAATATTTTGTACGGGGCGATTCTTGCTTGTGTGCAAAAAGAGTTCAAGCTCGTTCTCGCATATTCGAGCATTAGCCACATGGGAATTGTGCTTCTAGGGATCGCATCGCTAGAGGAGGTTGGGTTACAAGGCGCTATCTACCAATCCGTCTCGCATGGTCTAATTTCAGCATTATTATTCCTTATCGTAGGCAGCTTGTATGAAAGAACAAACACTACACGGCTAGATGAGCTCGGCGGACTCGCTAAGGCGGTTCCTTTTATGTCGGGTATTCTTCTGTTGGCTGGCTTAGCTTCACTTGGCTTGCCGGGATTGTCAGGGTTTATAGGCGAATTTCTGTCGTTCCTTGGATTGTTCGGTTCAATGAAAATTTTAACGGCAATCGGAGTCTTAGGTATATTATTCGCGGCAATATATGTCCTGAGAAGCATACTGAACATTACGTACGGCCCGATGCCGGATAAGTTCGAGGGGATGAAGGATGCACGCTTCATCGAAGCTTTTCCGATGATTACCCTGGCATCACTTATTGTTCTGTTTGGAGTTTACCCATCCATACTAACGGATCTAATGCAGCATGGATTTACGAGCGTGCTTGAACAAATTCAAACGAGGATGGGGGGATAA